In Cynocephalus volans isolate mCynVol1 chromosome 3, mCynVol1.pri, whole genome shotgun sequence, one DNA window encodes the following:
- the LRR1 gene encoding leucine-rich repeat protein 1: protein MKLHCEVEVISRHLPALGLRNRGKGVRAVLSLCQQTPRSQPRPRAGGEPGGSHPACLLISTLKDKRGTRYELKENIEQFFTRFVDEGKATVRLKEPPVDIFLSKANSSSLRGFLSSMRLAYRGCDVDTPLSMLTPVKTSEFENFKTKMVITSKKDYPLSKNFPYSLEHLQTSYCGLVRVDMRMLCLKNLRKLDLSHNHIKKLPATIGDLIHLQELNLHDNHLESFSVALCQSTLQKSLRSLDLSKNKIKALPVQFCQLQELTELKLDDNELIQFPFKIGQLKNLRFLSAARNKLPYLPNEFKSLSLEYVDLFGNTFEKPKVLPVIMLQVPLTLLECSAQTILNNRIPYSSHIIPFHLCQDMDSAKTCVCGRFCLNSFIQGTTTMNLHSVAHTVVLVDNMGGTEAPIISYFCSVACYVNSTDMLK from the exons ATGAAGCTGCACTGTGAGGTGGAAGTGATCAGCCGGCACTTGCCAGCCTTGGGGCTGAGGAACCGGGGCAAGGGTGTCCGAGCTGTGTTGAGCCTCTGTCAGCAGACGCCCAGGAGTCAGCCGCGGCCCCGGGCCGGGGGCGAGCCAGGCGGTTCGCACCCCGCTTGCCTGCTCATCTCCACCCTGAAGGACAAGCGCGGAACCCGCTATGAG CTAAAGGAGAACATTGAGCAATTCTTCACCAGATTTGTGGATGAGGGGAAAGCTACTGTTCGGTTAAAGGAGCCTCCTGTGGATATCTTTCTAAGTAAG GCCAATTCCAGCAGTTTAAGAGGTTTCCTTTCATCTATGAGACTGGCTTATAGAGGCTGTGATGTTGATACACCACTTTCAATGCTCACACCAGTGAAGACTTcagaatttgaaaattttaaaactaaaatggtTATCACATCCAAAAAGGACTATCCTCTAAGCAAGAACTTTCCATATTCTCTGGAACATCTTCAGACTTCTTATTGTGGGCTTGTCCGAGTTGATATGCGTATGCTTTGCTTAAAAAACCTTAGGAAATTAGACTTGAGTCACAACCATATAAAAAAGCTTCCAGCTACGATTGGAGACCTAATACACCTTCAGGAACTTAACCTGCATGACAATCACTTGGAGTCATTTAGTGTAGCCTTGTGTCAATCTACACTTCAGAAGTCACTTAGGAGTTTGGATCtcagcaaaaacaaaatcaaggcaCTCCCTGTGCAGTTTTGCCAGCTCCAGGAACTTACAGAATTAAAACTTGATGATAATGAATTGATTCAATTTCCTTTCAAGATAGGACAACTAAAAAACCTTCGTTTTTTGTCAGCAGCTCGAAATAAGCTTCCGTATTTGCCTAATGAGTTTAAAAGTTTATCCCTTGAGTATGTGGATCTTTTTGGAAATACTTTTGAAAAACCAAAAGTCCTTCCAGTTATAATGCTGCAAGTGCCGTTAACTTTACTGGAATGTTCTGCACAAACCATACTAAATAATAG GATTCCATATAGCTCCCATATCATTCCTTTCCATCTTTGCCAAGATATGGATTCTGCAAAAACCTGTGTTTGTGGAAGATTCTGTCTAAACAGTTTCATTCAGGGAACTACCACCATGAATCTACACTCTGTTGCTCACACTGTGGTCTTAGTAGATAATATGGGTGGTACTGAAGCACCTATTATCTCTTACTTCTGTTCTGTAGCCTGTTATGTAAATTCTACTGATATGTTGAAGTAA